A DNA window from Ostrea edulis chromosome 5, xbOstEdul1.1, whole genome shotgun sequence contains the following coding sequences:
- the LOC125649102 gene encoding uncharacterized protein LOC125649102 isoform X9, translating into MKKTSFHHGDLAENMVPDSEEIRKMATKKMRTGLTKIKMYLKEPRSSDEMWCIFRVAIPGEPPPSEEEKAGDEQKPELAKNDGKAEERKSENSSGVEDGRAMEQIQLTEQIAMVQDMVQEMKFSFTSAMEELAKTQYGDESLQQQLSNDRESNLQQITELTDLVKSLKSEVDSIKTELNGVVASQKTLEEKFKSEKPRVLESPAPDSTRKDVGPMVQPYLASLHQQKASEDCDSHSVTALACKSLNLSQALHEKCLHLELSSSDEEETLRNLQNSGFFLDKEGSYYLDDKHVHPRKLPLHERVVEEVQREKAAQEVVEAERSYCSQLWTLIDAYINPLRQAEIMTPRELSALFPSYIPQLYEQHCLQLHKMEERLMKWKISGMLGDVFVKMLEKQDGEGLALYKEYINDFPSIINNMNQWFSQSPHFKSLMGSTNLASSNVIPLLLEPLQQIPKYSLLLKNLLKHTAVDHPDRQYLEAALYSLKSFLYIMNNDIEHASQFLNVTRSRESGNSMRSRSSGSSAEANQVSSARDSGIQEDETRHPASPSTTRRYVLQVLRERREREEQGYRDRPVSVQSRPQHTFGSHPDLSAQEYVDLMNTSKENSVYLPYQSGHKMYSSLSKIQAKVPEIRSPEKPPRRIKIRRRPDNPKSAINSNYLRPLTPHFPFSSTPSRTAFDEQENLRPPPPNRRGRIRPASSIDFTNRGSERRDEILEDWSFHGPSLNSPRDHPGEGRARNELHLSLQRLLAERDMEGSRREEDTNPYFQPLSTSSEPGGPTEDRFATSSYNGYQPGRPAFQTKIVEDYGIYGDEDDEEEYGKGGSFHSHSNPLKDKTETPYENYHQRRTLPEVKNVTSEVHLGHREKPLPSPRRNDSQKSRMSDTTSKLSVERRSSGETGGSKQLKPEHLVPAPSENSVSVSSKKKDMQLYEIETKDYPDNSKRNSYVQAEKPSEEDHSYSRNSIRASSDINKNDLKLDMKGAGNLPMRTSPHIAESSTRPSSDPVTPTNGPVLRNPNKPSKKLPVPSGRLSYPNLDQMPSASRIPSPPVTPTDGKSLKALAKDTKIPMYMPKKKEKGAKGSNENISKSTEDVSKVKKKTKFGSIKSFFGRKSFVIEL; encoded by the exons ccATGGAGCAAATACAGTTGACAGAACAGATAGCAATG GTTCAGGACATGGTTCAGGAGATGAAGTTCAGCTTCACGTCGGCCATGGAGGAGCTAGCTAAGACACAGTATGGTGACGAATCCCTACAACAGCAGCTGTCAAACGACCGAGAGAGTAATCTACAACAAATCACAGAACTCACCGACCTAGTCAAAAGTCTCAAG TCAGAAGTAGACTCAATCAAAACTGAGTTGAATGGAGTTGTAGCCTCACAGAAAACTCTGGAAGAGAA GTTTAAGTCGGAGAAGCCACGTGTCTTGGAGTCTCCAGCCCCAGACTCCACCAGAAAAGATGTGGGCCCGATGGTTCAGCCTTACTTAGCAAGTCTTCATCAACAGAAAG CATCAGAGGACTGCGACTCCCACTCAGTGACAGCTTTAGCCTGCAAGAGTCTTAATCTGTCACAGGCCCTACATGAAAAATGTCTTCATCTGGAACTGTCATCTAGCGATGAAGAAGAAACTCTCAGAAATCTGCAG AATTCTGGATTCTTCTTGGACAAAGAAGGAAGTT ATTACCTTGATGATAAACATGTTCATCCACGGAAACTACCTCTCCATGAAAGGGTGGTGGAAGAAG TACAAAGAGAGAAGGCTGCCCAGGAAGTGGTGGAAGCGGAGAGGTCCTACTGCTCACAGCTTTGGACTCTGATTGATGCTTACATTAACCCACTCAGGCAGGCCGAAATCATGACGCCCagagagttatctgcccttttcCCCTCCTACATCCCTCAGCTGTATGAACAGCATTGTCTACAACTGCACAAGATGGAGGAGAGGCTGATGAAGTGGAAGATCTCCGGCATGTTAGGAGATGTATTTGTCAAGATGCTCGAGAAGCAAGAT GGAGAAGGTTTGGCTCTGTATAAAGAGTATATCAACGACTTTCCTTCCATCATCAACAACATGAACCAGTGGTTTTCACAATCGCCTCACTTCAAATCCCTCATGGGG AGCACCAATTTAGCTTCTTCCAATGTCATTCCCCTGCTGTTGGAACCATTGCAACAAATACCAAAATACTCACTACTGCTAAAG AACCTCTTGAAGCACACCGCAGTGGATCATCCTGACAGACAGTATCTAGAGGCAGCCCTGTACAGTCTGAAAAGCTTTCTGTACATCATGAATAACGACATTGAGCATGCATCACAGTTTCTGAATGTCACCAG GTCACGAGAGAGTGGAAATTCGATGCGTTCTCGTTCTAGTGGGAGCAGTGCGGAGGCTAATCAGGTGTCTAGTGCTCGGGACAGTGGGATACAAGAGGACGAGACTCGTCACCCTGCCTCGCCCAGCACCACTAGAAG GTACGTCCTTCAGGTGTTGCGGGAAAGGAGAGAGAGGGAGGAGCAGGGTTACAGGGACCGCCCAGTTTCTGTCCAGTCCCGCCCTCAGCACACTTTCGGAAGTCATCCTGATTTATCTGCACAGGAGTATGTTGACCTCATGAACACCAGCAAAGAGAACAGTGTCTACTTGCCTTATCAGTCTGGGCACAAGATGTATTCTTCTCTGTCAAAGATACAGGCCAAGGTGCCTGAAATCCGTAGTCCCGAGAAACCCCCGAGGAGAATCAAAATACGAAGGCGACCCGATAATCCAAAGAGTGCaataaattcaaattatctTCGCCCACTCACTCCACATTTTCCATTTTCGAGCACTCCAAGTCGTACAGCCTTTGATGAACAAGAGAACTTAAGGCCCCCTCCACCCAACAGGAGAGGCAGAATAAGGCCAGCAAGTTCCATTGATTTTACAAATCGGGGAAGTGAAAGGAGGGATGAAATATTGGAGGACTGGTCGTTTCATGGGCCAAGTCTGAACTCCCCCAGGGATCACCCGGGGGAGGGAAGGGCCAGGAATGAGCTTCATCTGTCTCTCCAGAGACTACTGGCAGAGAGAGATATGGAGGGCAGTCGGAGAGAGGAAGACACAAATCCATATTTTCAGCCCCTCAGTACTTCTTCAGAGCCTGGTGGACCAACTGAGGACAGATTTGCTACCTCCTCATATAATGGATATCAGCCAGGTAGACCTGCTTTTCAAACAAAGATAGTTGAAGACTATGGAATATATGGTGATGAGGATGATGAGGAAGAATATGGAAAAGGTGGTTCTTTTCATTCTCACAGTAATCCATTGAAAGATAAAACTGAGACTCCTTATGAGAATTACCATCAGAGAAGAACTTTACCAGAGGTCAAGAATGTGACCTCAGAAGTTCATCTGGGTCACAGAGAAAAACCTCTTCCTAGTCCTCGAAGAAATGATTCTCAAAAATCTAGGATGTCAGACACTACCTCCAAATTGTCAGTGGAGAGACGAAGTTCTGGTGAAACGGGCGGTAGTAAACAGCTTAAGCCTGAACATCTAGTGCCAGCGCCTTCAGAAAATTCAGTCAGTGTTTCAAGTAAGAAAAAGGACATGCAGCTATATGAAATTGAAACTAAAGACTATCCGGACAATAGTAAAAGAAACTCTTATGTGCAGGCTGAGAAACCTTCAGAAGAGGACCATTCCTACAGCAGAAACAGTATTAGAGCTTCTTCAGATATCAACAAGAATGATCTGAAGCTCGATATGAAAGGTGCAGGGAATTTACCCATGAGGACCTCCCCTCATATCGCTGAATCCTCCACCCGTCCCAGCTCAGATCCAGTCACACCAACAAATGGACCCGTGTTAAGGAATCCCAACAAACCTTCCAAAAAGTTGCCTGTCCCAAGCGGTCGGTTAAGTTACCCAAATTTAGACCAGATGCCTTCAGCCTCCAGGATTCCCTCGCCTCCTGTCACCCCGACAGATGGAAAGAGTCTGAAAGCTCTGGCCAAAGACACCAAAATACCCATGTATATGCCAAAAAAGAAGGAGAAAGGTGCCAAGGGGTCCAACGAAAACATCTCCAAGTCAACAGAGGATGTATCCAAAGTCAAGAAAAAGACCAAGTTTGGATCCATTAAGAGTTTTTTCGGAAGAAAAAG
- the LOC125649102 gene encoding uncharacterized protein LOC125649102 isoform X13, protein MEQIQLTEQIAMVQDMVQEMKFSFTSAMEELAKTQYGDESLQQQLSNDRESNLQQITELTDLVKSLKSEVDSIKTELNGVVASQKTLEEKFKSEKPRVLESPAPDSTRKDVGPMVQPYLASLHQQKASEDCDSHSVTALACKSLNLSQALHEKCLHLELSSSDEEETLRNLQNSGFFLDKEGSYYLDDKHVHPRKLPLHERVVEEVQREKAAQEVVEAERSYCSQLWTLIDAYINPLRQAEIMTPRELSALFPSYIPQLYEQHCLQLHKMEERLMKWKISGMLGDVFVKMLEKQDGEGLALYKEYINDFPSIINNMNQWFSQSPHFKSLMGSTNLASSNVIPLLLEPLQQIPKYSLLLKNLLKHTAVDHPDRQYLEAALYSLKSFLYIMNNDIEHASQFLNVTRSRESGNSMRSRSSGSSAEANQVSSARDSGIQEDETRHPASPSTTRRYVLQVLRERREREEQGYRDRPVSVQSRPQHTFGSHPDLSAQEYVDLMNTSKENSVYLPYQSGHKMYSSLSKIQAKVPEIRSPEKPPRRIKIRRRPDNPKSAINSNYLRPLTPHFPFSSTPSRTAFDEQENLRPPPPNRRGRIRPASSIDFTNRGSERRDEILEDWSFHGPSLNSPRDHPGEGRARNELHLSLQRLLAERDMEGSRREEDTNPYFQPLSTSSEPGGPTEDRFATSSYNGYQPGRPAFQTKIVEDYGIYGDEDDEEEYGKGGSFHSHSNPLKDKTETPYENYHQRRTLPEVKNVTSEVHLGHREKPLPSPRRNDSQKSRMSDTTSKLSVERRSSGETGGSKQLKPEHLVPAPSENSVSVSSKKKDMQLYEIETKDYPDNSKRNSYVQAEKPSEEDHSYSRNSIRASSDINKNDLKLDMKGAGNLPMRTSPHIAESSTRPSSDPVTPTNGPVLRNPNKPSKKLPVPSGRLSYPNLDQMPSASRIPSPPVTPTDGKSLKALAKDTKIPMYMPKKKEKGAKGSNENISKSTEDVSKVKKKTKFGSIKSFFGRKRKIFKEFSSAQDLRETESSEDQKKNEFLFTECWVEDDINVPTKN, encoded by the exons ATGGAGCAAATACAGTTGACAGAACAGATAGCAATG GTTCAGGACATGGTTCAGGAGATGAAGTTCAGCTTCACGTCGGCCATGGAGGAGCTAGCTAAGACACAGTATGGTGACGAATCCCTACAACAGCAGCTGTCAAACGACCGAGAGAGTAATCTACAACAAATCACAGAACTCACCGACCTAGTCAAAAGTCTCAAG TCAGAAGTAGACTCAATCAAAACTGAGTTGAATGGAGTTGTAGCCTCACAGAAAACTCTGGAAGAGAA GTTTAAGTCGGAGAAGCCACGTGTCTTGGAGTCTCCAGCCCCAGACTCCACCAGAAAAGATGTGGGCCCGATGGTTCAGCCTTACTTAGCAAGTCTTCATCAACAGAAAG CATCAGAGGACTGCGACTCCCACTCAGTGACAGCTTTAGCCTGCAAGAGTCTTAATCTGTCACAGGCCCTACATGAAAAATGTCTTCATCTGGAACTGTCATCTAGCGATGAAGAAGAAACTCTCAGAAATCTGCAG AATTCTGGATTCTTCTTGGACAAAGAAGGAAGTT ATTACCTTGATGATAAACATGTTCATCCACGGAAACTACCTCTCCATGAAAGGGTGGTGGAAGAAG TACAAAGAGAGAAGGCTGCCCAGGAAGTGGTGGAAGCGGAGAGGTCCTACTGCTCACAGCTTTGGACTCTGATTGATGCTTACATTAACCCACTCAGGCAGGCCGAAATCATGACGCCCagagagttatctgcccttttcCCCTCCTACATCCCTCAGCTGTATGAACAGCATTGTCTACAACTGCACAAGATGGAGGAGAGGCTGATGAAGTGGAAGATCTCCGGCATGTTAGGAGATGTATTTGTCAAGATGCTCGAGAAGCAAGAT GGAGAAGGTTTGGCTCTGTATAAAGAGTATATCAACGACTTTCCTTCCATCATCAACAACATGAACCAGTGGTTTTCACAATCGCCTCACTTCAAATCCCTCATGGGG AGCACCAATTTAGCTTCTTCCAATGTCATTCCCCTGCTGTTGGAACCATTGCAACAAATACCAAAATACTCACTACTGCTAAAG AACCTCTTGAAGCACACCGCAGTGGATCATCCTGACAGACAGTATCTAGAGGCAGCCCTGTACAGTCTGAAAAGCTTTCTGTACATCATGAATAACGACATTGAGCATGCATCACAGTTTCTGAATGTCACCAG GTCACGAGAGAGTGGAAATTCGATGCGTTCTCGTTCTAGTGGGAGCAGTGCGGAGGCTAATCAGGTGTCTAGTGCTCGGGACAGTGGGATACAAGAGGACGAGACTCGTCACCCTGCCTCGCCCAGCACCACTAGAAG GTACGTCCTTCAGGTGTTGCGGGAAAGGAGAGAGAGGGAGGAGCAGGGTTACAGGGACCGCCCAGTTTCTGTCCAGTCCCGCCCTCAGCACACTTTCGGAAGTCATCCTGATTTATCTGCACAGGAGTATGTTGACCTCATGAACACCAGCAAAGAGAACAGTGTCTACTTGCCTTATCAGTCTGGGCACAAGATGTATTCTTCTCTGTCAAAGATACAGGCCAAGGTGCCTGAAATCCGTAGTCCCGAGAAACCCCCGAGGAGAATCAAAATACGAAGGCGACCCGATAATCCAAAGAGTGCaataaattcaaattatctTCGCCCACTCACTCCACATTTTCCATTTTCGAGCACTCCAAGTCGTACAGCCTTTGATGAACAAGAGAACTTAAGGCCCCCTCCACCCAACAGGAGAGGCAGAATAAGGCCAGCAAGTTCCATTGATTTTACAAATCGGGGAAGTGAAAGGAGGGATGAAATATTGGAGGACTGGTCGTTTCATGGGCCAAGTCTGAACTCCCCCAGGGATCACCCGGGGGAGGGAAGGGCCAGGAATGAGCTTCATCTGTCTCTCCAGAGACTACTGGCAGAGAGAGATATGGAGGGCAGTCGGAGAGAGGAAGACACAAATCCATATTTTCAGCCCCTCAGTACTTCTTCAGAGCCTGGTGGACCAACTGAGGACAGATTTGCTACCTCCTCATATAATGGATATCAGCCAGGTAGACCTGCTTTTCAAACAAAGATAGTTGAAGACTATGGAATATATGGTGATGAGGATGATGAGGAAGAATATGGAAAAGGTGGTTCTTTTCATTCTCACAGTAATCCATTGAAAGATAAAACTGAGACTCCTTATGAGAATTACCATCAGAGAAGAACTTTACCAGAGGTCAAGAATGTGACCTCAGAAGTTCATCTGGGTCACAGAGAAAAACCTCTTCCTAGTCCTCGAAGAAATGATTCTCAAAAATCTAGGATGTCAGACACTACCTCCAAATTGTCAGTGGAGAGACGAAGTTCTGGTGAAACGGGCGGTAGTAAACAGCTTAAGCCTGAACATCTAGTGCCAGCGCCTTCAGAAAATTCAGTCAGTGTTTCAAGTAAGAAAAAGGACATGCAGCTATATGAAATTGAAACTAAAGACTATCCGGACAATAGTAAAAGAAACTCTTATGTGCAGGCTGAGAAACCTTCAGAAGAGGACCATTCCTACAGCAGAAACAGTATTAGAGCTTCTTCAGATATCAACAAGAATGATCTGAAGCTCGATATGAAAGGTGCAGGGAATTTACCCATGAGGACCTCCCCTCATATCGCTGAATCCTCCACCCGTCCCAGCTCAGATCCAGTCACACCAACAAATGGACCCGTGTTAAGGAATCCCAACAAACCTTCCAAAAAGTTGCCTGTCCCAAGCGGTCGGTTAAGTTACCCAAATTTAGACCAGATGCCTTCAGCCTCCAGGATTCCCTCGCCTCCTGTCACCCCGACAGATGGAAAGAGTCTGAAAGCTCTGGCCAAAGACACCAAAATACCCATGTATATGCCAAAAAAGAAGGAGAAAGGTGCCAAGGGGTCCAACGAAAACATCTCCAAGTCAACAGAGGATGTATCCAAAGTCAAGAAAAAGACCAAGTTTGGATCCATTAAGAGTTTTTTCGGAAGAAAAAG
- the LOC125649102 gene encoding uncharacterized protein LOC125649102 isoform X12, with amino-acid sequence MNHTMEQIQLTEQIAMVQDMVQEMKFSFTSAMEELAKTQYGDESLQQQLSNDRESNLQQITELTDLVKSLKSEVDSIKTELNGVVASQKTLEEKFKSEKPRVLESPAPDSTRKDVGPMVQPYLASLHQQKASEDCDSHSVTALACKSLNLSQALHEKCLHLELSSSDEEETLRNLQNSGFFLDKEGSYYLDDKHVHPRKLPLHERVVEEVQREKAAQEVVEAERSYCSQLWTLIDAYINPLRQAEIMTPRELSALFPSYIPQLYEQHCLQLHKMEERLMKWKISGMLGDVFVKMLEKQDGEGLALYKEYINDFPSIINNMNQWFSQSPHFKSLMGSTNLASSNVIPLLLEPLQQIPKYSLLLKNLLKHTAVDHPDRQYLEAALYSLKSFLYIMNNDIEHASQFLNVTRSRESGNSMRSRSSGSSAEANQVSSARDSGIQEDETRHPASPSTTRRYVLQVLRERREREEQGYRDRPVSVQSRPQHTFGSHPDLSAQEYVDLMNTSKENSVYLPYQSGHKMYSSLSKIQAKVPEIRSPEKPPRRIKIRRRPDNPKSAINSNYLRPLTPHFPFSSTPSRTAFDEQENLRPPPPNRRGRIRPASSIDFTNRGSERRDEILEDWSFHGPSLNSPRDHPGEGRARNELHLSLQRLLAERDMEGSRREEDTNPYFQPLSTSSEPGGPTEDRFATSSYNGYQPGRPAFQTKIVEDYGIYGDEDDEEEYGKGGSFHSHSNPLKDKTETPYENYHQRRTLPEVKNVTSEVHLGHREKPLPSPRRNDSQKSRMSDTTSKLSVERRSSGETGGSKQLKPEHLVPAPSENSVSVSSKKKDMQLYEIETKDYPDNSKRNSYVQAEKPSEEDHSYSRNSIRASSDINKNDLKLDMKGAGNLPMRTSPHIAESSTRPSSDPVTPTNGPVLRNPNKPSKKLPVPSGRLSYPNLDQMPSASRIPSPPVTPTDGKSLKALAKDTKIPMYMPKKKEKGAKGSNENISKSTEDVSKVKKKTKFGSIKSFFGRKRKIFKEFSSAQDLRETESSEDQKKNEFLFTECWVEDDINVPTKN; translated from the exons atgaacCATA ccATGGAGCAAATACAGTTGACAGAACAGATAGCAATG GTTCAGGACATGGTTCAGGAGATGAAGTTCAGCTTCACGTCGGCCATGGAGGAGCTAGCTAAGACACAGTATGGTGACGAATCCCTACAACAGCAGCTGTCAAACGACCGAGAGAGTAATCTACAACAAATCACAGAACTCACCGACCTAGTCAAAAGTCTCAAG TCAGAAGTAGACTCAATCAAAACTGAGTTGAATGGAGTTGTAGCCTCACAGAAAACTCTGGAAGAGAA GTTTAAGTCGGAGAAGCCACGTGTCTTGGAGTCTCCAGCCCCAGACTCCACCAGAAAAGATGTGGGCCCGATGGTTCAGCCTTACTTAGCAAGTCTTCATCAACAGAAAG CATCAGAGGACTGCGACTCCCACTCAGTGACAGCTTTAGCCTGCAAGAGTCTTAATCTGTCACAGGCCCTACATGAAAAATGTCTTCATCTGGAACTGTCATCTAGCGATGAAGAAGAAACTCTCAGAAATCTGCAG AATTCTGGATTCTTCTTGGACAAAGAAGGAAGTT ATTACCTTGATGATAAACATGTTCATCCACGGAAACTACCTCTCCATGAAAGGGTGGTGGAAGAAG TACAAAGAGAGAAGGCTGCCCAGGAAGTGGTGGAAGCGGAGAGGTCCTACTGCTCACAGCTTTGGACTCTGATTGATGCTTACATTAACCCACTCAGGCAGGCCGAAATCATGACGCCCagagagttatctgcccttttcCCCTCCTACATCCCTCAGCTGTATGAACAGCATTGTCTACAACTGCACAAGATGGAGGAGAGGCTGATGAAGTGGAAGATCTCCGGCATGTTAGGAGATGTATTTGTCAAGATGCTCGAGAAGCAAGAT GGAGAAGGTTTGGCTCTGTATAAAGAGTATATCAACGACTTTCCTTCCATCATCAACAACATGAACCAGTGGTTTTCACAATCGCCTCACTTCAAATCCCTCATGGGG AGCACCAATTTAGCTTCTTCCAATGTCATTCCCCTGCTGTTGGAACCATTGCAACAAATACCAAAATACTCACTACTGCTAAAG AACCTCTTGAAGCACACCGCAGTGGATCATCCTGACAGACAGTATCTAGAGGCAGCCCTGTACAGTCTGAAAAGCTTTCTGTACATCATGAATAACGACATTGAGCATGCATCACAGTTTCTGAATGTCACCAG GTCACGAGAGAGTGGAAATTCGATGCGTTCTCGTTCTAGTGGGAGCAGTGCGGAGGCTAATCAGGTGTCTAGTGCTCGGGACAGTGGGATACAAGAGGACGAGACTCGTCACCCTGCCTCGCCCAGCACCACTAGAAG GTACGTCCTTCAGGTGTTGCGGGAAAGGAGAGAGAGGGAGGAGCAGGGTTACAGGGACCGCCCAGTTTCTGTCCAGTCCCGCCCTCAGCACACTTTCGGAAGTCATCCTGATTTATCTGCACAGGAGTATGTTGACCTCATGAACACCAGCAAAGAGAACAGTGTCTACTTGCCTTATCAGTCTGGGCACAAGATGTATTCTTCTCTGTCAAAGATACAGGCCAAGGTGCCTGAAATCCGTAGTCCCGAGAAACCCCCGAGGAGAATCAAAATACGAAGGCGACCCGATAATCCAAAGAGTGCaataaattcaaattatctTCGCCCACTCACTCCACATTTTCCATTTTCGAGCACTCCAAGTCGTACAGCCTTTGATGAACAAGAGAACTTAAGGCCCCCTCCACCCAACAGGAGAGGCAGAATAAGGCCAGCAAGTTCCATTGATTTTACAAATCGGGGAAGTGAAAGGAGGGATGAAATATTGGAGGACTGGTCGTTTCATGGGCCAAGTCTGAACTCCCCCAGGGATCACCCGGGGGAGGGAAGGGCCAGGAATGAGCTTCATCTGTCTCTCCAGAGACTACTGGCAGAGAGAGATATGGAGGGCAGTCGGAGAGAGGAAGACACAAATCCATATTTTCAGCCCCTCAGTACTTCTTCAGAGCCTGGTGGACCAACTGAGGACAGATTTGCTACCTCCTCATATAATGGATATCAGCCAGGTAGACCTGCTTTTCAAACAAAGATAGTTGAAGACTATGGAATATATGGTGATGAGGATGATGAGGAAGAATATGGAAAAGGTGGTTCTTTTCATTCTCACAGTAATCCATTGAAAGATAAAACTGAGACTCCTTATGAGAATTACCATCAGAGAAGAACTTTACCAGAGGTCAAGAATGTGACCTCAGAAGTTCATCTGGGTCACAGAGAAAAACCTCTTCCTAGTCCTCGAAGAAATGATTCTCAAAAATCTAGGATGTCAGACACTACCTCCAAATTGTCAGTGGAGAGACGAAGTTCTGGTGAAACGGGCGGTAGTAAACAGCTTAAGCCTGAACATCTAGTGCCAGCGCCTTCAGAAAATTCAGTCAGTGTTTCAAGTAAGAAAAAGGACATGCAGCTATATGAAATTGAAACTAAAGACTATCCGGACAATAGTAAAAGAAACTCTTATGTGCAGGCTGAGAAACCTTCAGAAGAGGACCATTCCTACAGCAGAAACAGTATTAGAGCTTCTTCAGATATCAACAAGAATGATCTGAAGCTCGATATGAAAGGTGCAGGGAATTTACCCATGAGGACCTCCCCTCATATCGCTGAATCCTCCACCCGTCCCAGCTCAGATCCAGTCACACCAACAAATGGACCCGTGTTAAGGAATCCCAACAAACCTTCCAAAAAGTTGCCTGTCCCAAGCGGTCGGTTAAGTTACCCAAATTTAGACCAGATGCCTTCAGCCTCCAGGATTCCCTCGCCTCCTGTCACCCCGACAGATGGAAAGAGTCTGAAAGCTCTGGCCAAAGACACCAAAATACCCATGTATATGCCAAAAAAGAAGGAGAAAGGTGCCAAGGGGTCCAACGAAAACATCTCCAAGTCAACAGAGGATGTATCCAAAGTCAAGAAAAAGACCAAGTTTGGATCCATTAAGAGTTTTTTCGGAAGAAAAAG